A stretch of DNA from Candidatus Methylomirabilota bacterium:
TCGACCGCGCGGCGGGCCGGCTGCGCCGCGGCGCTCGCGCGGCGCTGGCCCCGCTTCGCGCGCCACAGTGGGTCGCGGCGAATCTCAAGGCCTGGTGGATCGGCTACAACGACTGGCCGCGCTCGACCGCCGAAAAGCGGCCGAGCGCGGCCACAGGTGAGCGAGCAGTCCTAGCGATAGGCGCGACGCTGCCAGGCGTGCCCGTGATAACCCCACCAGCCCCACGGACGTGGCGCCACCACTACCGGCGCTGGCGCGACGACGATCCGCGGTCCAGACACGACCGGAAAGGGATCCACCAGCGCCACGCAGCCGCCCAGTAGCGAGCCGGCCGCGATCAATCCCATCAACCATGCGATCGAGCGTTTCATGAGTCACCTCCCGCAGCGCTTCTGACGCTTCGTCTCCTGATGGAATAGACGCAGAAGTTGCGGGGGTATTTACAGCAGCGCGGCGGGAACTTGCGAGGTGTCTCGAGAGTTTAGAGCGAAGGAACGATGGGCGCCCGCGCCGTCGCGGGCTCGCTCAATGCGGTCTCGAGCGACGGTAGGGGTTCGCGGGCCGCGATTTCATCGCGGCCCGCGCGCATCTCCGCGATCCAGATCAGCAGCATCAGGTAGGCGAGCCCGAGCAGGAATCCTCCCGCCACGTCCAGGATCCAGTGCGCCTCGAGATAGAGCCGGCTCGCCGCCACCGTCACGAGCAGCGTCGAGGCGCAGCAGATGCAGAGCGCGCGCGCCGCGCGATCGGAGCGCATCCGGCAGAGCCCGTAAGCCGCCAGCCCGAAAAGAACCACGAGGCTCAGCACGTGTCCGCTGGGAAATCCCAGAGGCGCCAGATTCGGCCGTGGGCGATCGGTCGTCCACTTCGCGGCCCACTGCAGCGCCCACGTTCCAAGCATGATCGCGGGCAGCGCGGTCGCCCAGTCGCGGTGACGCCGCCACAGTGCGGCCGAGCCGAGCACGATGAGGGGGATCAACCCCCAGCTGTCACCGAGAAGGGACACCGCCCGCATCACGCCATCGAGCACGGGCGCGTGCGCGAGGCTCACCGCCGAGCGTGTGCGCTCCTCGAAGAGGAAGACACCGGCGTGCGCGGTGAGCAGAGCGAGAAGCAGGTAGGCGGTCGATGCAACGCACGAGACGCCGAGGACCTGCCTCCGGCTCATGACTCCAGTGTCGCACCTGTGGCAATGGCCGCAACCTTGCAATTATGCGCCTCGCTCGTCCACTGCAGGTGCTGGGCGCGGTCGTCGGGCTGGCGCTCATCGCCTGGCTGTTCGCCCATGTCGGTGTGGAGGCCATTTTCGGCGCGATAGGAAAGATTTATTGGTGGCAATTCGTCTTGATCTGCCTCGCCTACCCGCTCGTCCTCATCGCCGATTCGATCGGATGGTACTTTTCGTTCCCCCGGAGGGCGGCCCCCTTTACCCAGCTCCTGCTCGCGCGCGCGGCCGGGGAAGCGGTGAATGCCGCCTCCGCCGTCGCCCCGGTGGGCGGAGAACCGCTGCGCGCGTGGCTCGTGCGGCCGTGGGTACCCTACGAAGAGAGCGTGCCGTCCATCGTCGTCGCGAAGACGGTCAACACGCTGGCGCAGGTGCTCCTCATCGGCCTCGCCCTGGGCCTCGCGCTCGCGACGCTCCAGCTCGAGCGCGGGATCCTGATCGGCATGGCGGGCCTTCTCGTGTTCGAGGTCATCGCGATCGCGCTCTTCGTCGTCACCCAGGTCTGGGGCGGCATGAGTGGGATCGGGCGGGTGCTGAAGCGCTTCGGGATGTCGCACGGGGCACAGTCAGCGAAGCGCATGGACGAGATGCTGGTCAGCTACTACACGCAGCATCGCGTCCGGCTCGCCGCGGCCCTGCTCTTCCACTTCGTCGGGCGCACGCTCGGTGCGGTGGAGGTCCTGGTGATCATGTGGTCGCTGCGCATGCCGGTGACGCCGATTGTCGCCCTGACCGTCGAAGCGATCGGCGCGGGCGTGCGCTTCGCGACCTTCTTCCTGCCGGGCAGTCTGGGCGCCCTCGAGGGCGCCAACGCGGCCGCGTTCGAGGCGCTGGGAATGGGCGCCGGCGCGGGGCTCGCGTTTATCCTGCTGCGCCGAGCGCGTCAGGCCGTGTGGATCGGGCTGGGGCTGGCTGCCATCGCGCTGGCGCGCCTGCGCGGGCCGCATGGCGAGGCCTGGTCGCGTCCTCTCGCGTAGTCGGCAGCGCCGCCGCCGCGGGCGGCACCACCAGCGGAAGCGCGCCGGCGAGCATCCGCACCTCCTGGGGAGCCTTACCCTCCTCGAACACGCGGACCTGGCGCGCGTGGCACCGGCGGAGCCCCGTCTGCGCGTCGCCCAGGCCTAGTAGCAGCCCCAGAAGCCGGGCCCAGACGCGTGGCCGCGACGCGCGCTCCATGACGACCACGTCGAACCAGCCATCTGCGGGCGAGGCCTCCGGCGTGAGGCTCAGGAAGCCGCGGTAGGTCTCGACGTTGGCCACCGTGGCGATCACCGCGTCCCGGCAGAAGAGCCGCCCGTCGACC
This window harbors:
- a CDS encoding lysylphosphatidylglycerol synthase domain-containing protein, with the protein product MRLARPLQVLGAVVGLALIAWLFAHVGVEAIFGAIGKIYWWQFVLICLAYPLVLIADSIGWYFSFPRRAAPFTQLLLARAAGEAVNAASAVAPVGGEPLRAWLVRPWVPYEESVPSIVVAKTVNTLAQVLLIGLALGLALATLQLERGILIGMAGLLVFEVIAIALFVVTQVWGGMSGIGRVLKRFGMSHGAQSAKRMDEMLVSYYTQHRVRLAAALLFHFVGRTLGAVEVLVIMWSLRMPVTPIVALTVEAIGAGVRFATFFLPGSLGALEGANAAAFEALGMGAGAGLAFILLRRARQAVWIGLGLAAIALARLRGPHGEAWSRPLA
- a CDS encoding phosphatase PAP2 family protein, translating into MSRRQVLGVSCVASTAYLLLALLTAHAGVFLFEERTRSAVSLAHAPVLDGVMRAVSLLGDSWGLIPLIVLGSAALWRRHRDWATALPAIMLGTWALQWAAKWTTDRPRPNLAPLGFPSGHVLSLVVLFGLAAYGLCRMRSDRAARALCICCASTLLVTVAASRLYLEAHWILDVAGGFLLGLAYLMLLIWIAEMRAGRDEIAAREPLPSLETALSEPATARAPIVPSL